The DNA region ACGAACGGGCTGAGTAAGGCAAATGCATGCAGTTCTTACCATGTCCCGGAGGAAGATCCCTAGAATCCTCAACTGCGTCTTGTTGCCGTTGGCACTGAATTGAGGCATGGCAATCACAAGGAAGCTGATATTTTGATGGCAAAGGCTTAATTTGCAGGAATGCCCCAATAGTGGTACCTTGTGGCTATTGAGATGGTACTGCGTACCCAAAGAAAAACCAAGAGTATGGATGCTCTCATGAGATCTGATCGTGATACGGTTTGTTGTTGCTGCTGTGGTTAGTGGACAAAGCTAGGGATTTATACTAGTTTGACTGTAGCAGGGGAGAACCACAAGGATGTGGTTAAAAGATGTGTTGCGGCAAATccaaagcatgatatgagaaaTGGCAACCTGCTTTGAAAGCCGTGGAAAACGCTCACCAACCGACTGAAGCTCTCTTGAAGAAACTGGTGGTTTCTCTAGACAAGGATATCAATAGAGTGCAGCAAAAAATGGTAAAACTAATTCTTCAACTGGCTTCTCTTTTTTCAGAATTCAGGTTATGCCACAAAAGATTAATTTATTTACCAATGGCTTATATTGTTTCACTTGTTTTATTTTCAACAATTATCTAGCACATGTTGCTCCATTATGGCCTGGCTTTGCTCAGTTTCCTTCCTTTCATTTCcttcatgaaatatatcatcaGTGATTTCGATAATGAAACTACCAGTATTTACTATTCAtcaattctttttatttttgtttataattatttgtttaatttcaaaaaactaaaatgaacACAATACTTTGTAagtttcttttttattcttgCGAATTAGACAGAAAAGAATAGGTTGACTAGAAAGGTTGGGGGAATGATGATAATTTTGAGGAAATGGGAAGAAAGGTGTTTATGAAGGGAAGGGTGAAGTGGAACTTAGCAAGTACGGAAAGATTGAAGATATTGGTGGGTTTGATGGTACGTCGAAAGTGTAGGGGAACTGAGAGACTAATGGGGTTGGTGAGAAGGAGGAAAAGTCGAGGAGGAGTATCTAAAGGGGTGGAAAGCAACTGCATGTGAGGATGGGAACTAGGGTACAGGCAGGAGATGAACAAGTAGTAATTAATTCTGATGACACTGGTAATTAGGAGAAAGAAAGTATTGGGAAGAAGTAAACAGTGGTCATTAGTGCTATAGCCATAGTTTGTTCATATTGTAGCCATACGCCATTGTTCAAGCATAAAGTTCTTCAAAAGCAGGAAGAGCCAAAGTAAACTAGCAatccaaaagataagaaatttGTTACTCTGTTTATACATTTTGTTATCACTGTATATGTGACTTATGTACTTGCTGACTGTGGTCTTTAACAGTTTGTTGATGAGCTGTCCTTGATGTGCCATCAATGCCAGAAGAGAAGAGTGACAAGGAGGTTCGCTGCAAAATATGTAACGGGAAAGGGATTTTCTGTTCCTTCCATATGGAACTGTCATGCATTTATCTGCTCACACTTATTCATTTCTGGTTGCTAACTTGTAGAAGATGTTAGATTTGTTTGACTAAACCCACATCAATTTATCTGAGTTTATCCCAGTAAAATCCAGAAAAGTTGTgatcttagatttgattttgAAAAGACGGAGGGGGATAATGTGATTTCCTTAATGTTTTTAATTATACTAAAGGGCTTTGAACATTGAACCTGTCCTGATCCTAGTTCATCGCCCCACCCTCTTTCACGGCCTCCCCATTTGCACGAACCTCCCAAGGGTTTAGGTACCCTCTCTCCCGtcgatataatatatatgtttctTTGGCTACTAGATATGTTAAGAAATTGCTCTAATGAATATAGTAATAACTGAGGCATGTGCCAACATAAAAGAGTGTACGGATCAtcaaccatatatatatatatatatatatatatatatacagggagcttaaggagagggatccctattttttcaaaaaaaatggggacacgctccccaccgttagattgactttaatgaaattgtgtggttgagattaaaacacaagccacagaatctcaaccacaggatttcattaaagtcaaatccaacggtggggagcgtatccccatttttttttaaaatggggatccctccccttaagcaattccatatatatatatatatatataggatttttagccaaaatggtccataagatttgcataacacatcaatttggtccctgagatggaaaatcaatacaaatggtccttgagattgtctaccatccattattttggtattttcgttaaaaactccgttaagtgtcccggagctcttgttaggaagtttgggcaattttcaaagtttcgtaactcaatcgtttcttaaccaaattcgacccataatatatcaaaatgaagataggaaagtgtagaacaagattagaCCTATTTGTAAGCCCagtggttgccggagatggcaggaaaatagcctgaaaggtggcTGATTGGCtggaaaacttgaaaattagcaggaaattgggtaaactttaaacgttcataacttcttcaatactcaacaaaatcgagtgattcaaaaatgaaaatcatacttctcaacgagacgaagagaatggtacctttctagACTCTAATtggccgtggtttggccgaaaaaagGCTCAAAAGTGGCTAACTTGAGACCAAAACAGCCACTTTCGAGTCATTGTCTGGCCAAACCATGACGAGTTAGCTGTcaagaaaggtaccattctctccATCTCATCGggaagtatgattttttttttgaatcacttaatttcgttgagtattgaagaagttatgaacatttaaaatttacctagtttccggcaagttttccagttttcctgcGGACCATTAGCCTATCAGGCCATCTCCAGccaccattgggcttccaaataggtatactcttgttctacactttcctatcttcattttgatatattatgggtcgaatgtGGTTAAgcaacgattgagttacgaagctttgaaaattgcccaaactttcggccaagagctccgggactataacgaaatgaccaaaataatggatggtggacaatctcagggaccatttctattgattttcaatctcaatgaccaaagtgatatgttatgcaaatctcagtgaccattttggctaaaaagcctatatatatctggaaaaaaaaaaacctttatacATATGGAGATATTATATAAATACTCCAAATCGATTATTGCCAGAGTATTTAGATCATTGGTGTGTCCAATTGACCATCAGATTGGGATAGACTTCTAAAACGCGTaaatctaaaaaaataaaagaaaaaaattaaaaaagaagggCAAGTGTAATGCATATACTGGAAGTCtgagaaagtaaaaaaatatatttcgtAGTTGACTGGCCGCCGGCggtttattttctgtttattgGCATGGTCTTTGAAAATTAATACAGCACTAAAAAAAAGtagttaaaatttgaaaaacaccTTTTCAGTCACAGACTGCATGCCATGCAGCACGAAATTTTCATGACAGGAAAATTATTTGCAAATTAAGCACCATTAATTGGAGTTTATTTAGCTGAAAGCAACGGTCATCTTTCTTAAGTTTCACAGAAACAATCTAACAATCCCCCCACAACAACTACTCCAttgtggctagggttttggTCATCAGAGAAGACTTTTTATATTCTCGTATTATGAAGAGATAAAGTTTCCGCAAGTTGATCAACTTTGACACCTCTGCATGCATATAGTCAGTCAGTCAGACTCATGGGATTTGGCTTTCAGTTCACACAATTTCCCAGTAATTGAGTATATTTAAGGCGATGTTATAGCTGATATATTCATTTGTGTTTATATCTGCAGCCACGTAAGCAGATGACATTGGCGGTTTGGCATATATTTCCCCCTAATTGCGGGACACGTATGTAAAAACAGAAGAGAACACTCTTTACACGATAAGCCAACCTCAACACTAAGTTAGGGATGATGACTAATTAACAACCACATTAAGCTAAAGCTAAAgaatttcatatatatcacCTCAACCTTGACATAGAGTCTTGAGATAAGCCCAAATACAAAGAACCGCGTGCAGATTACTCATATTAATTAGATATTAACCATGTGTGAAACGATTTTTTATCAAGCATATTTTAACTACACTGAATAAGAATAATTGTATTTAGAGTAGCTATATGAACATGTTGAATAGTGAAATAAGTAAATAGTTGGTGATGCACATTATGCACATTAATTAGATACTAGCCACGTGTGAAGAAACTTTCTTACCATACATATCTTGATTACAAtgaacaaaattaatatattttaattgcaGTGGCAATGTAGAACATGACATACGTGAATATATTAGTCGCGATGGGTGAAATATGTCTTTTTATTCCTTACAAAATTgcttaattgttttaattttattggtttTACCTTCTTATATAAATGGTTTACTCTTGACATTTTAATTAATCAGATGCATTTTAagtgtctttatttatttattatttttgtattaGACGATAGTAGCAGGGGAGGATGAAATTGAACTCAACACCTCGAATGCAATAATCTTCTTAACCAATTGAATTTTTCCCCTTAAATTTTATGATATTACGAAAATCTAATCATAAATATCCTAATATATGTGAATAGATTTTAGTATGCAATACTCTAAAAAAGCATAAGCAAGATACATGTGGAGTATGAAAGGCACTTGCGATTTATACATCATATATTGATTCACGCATCGACAATTATTTATTCGGTTTATTCATCCAAACATGAACATGCATCTATTTATGTAACATTTCCACTACTAAAGATGTATCAAAATGCAAAGTTACCAATTAATTACCAAGCCCAGATACTAGTTATAATTATCGTATAAATTTTAGtccttttttaaatttataattgtCATTAATTAATTTCTCAGACTCTTTTTCATTGTTCTGGATTTTCTCTGCTGACTCAGGCTCATCGTGGATGCTTCATTTTTCTTACTATATAACCAAAAATACAGAGAAAGCAAGAAATTTGCCAGAATCTTCTAGAAGTTGAAGGTTCTAGGAAAGACACGTATGTGTGGCCGTCACTGCAGACTAGTTCTCTGCGTACTTCTTGCTATATGTAGTCATGCTTACATGGTCAGTTACGTCGTTCTATTTATAATCCATATCCTGCTAGCTATCTCCTTTTCACACCAAACCACTAATTAACCCATCACGAAACTTTTAAACCCAATATTTTTATTTCCTCAATTCCCCATTACTCTACTCTCCTCTTTGTTTTTAGAAGATTTCTTATCCAACAAGGAACAACGACTTTATTTTCACTATTCTGAATTGTCAACCACATATATCAAAGTCAAAAATTCATCTCACTGATCAACTTACATACCAACTAGCATACCCAACAATATTATAAATACCAAACCCCCTAAACCCAAAAAGTTCCATTcctttaatttcatttttgatTATCCAATCATCATCAACATTCCAAAAAGTTCATGCCCTTTTGTTCAATCATCTCGTTTTACACAATCTCTTGTGCATGAACATGAAGAGAAGCATCACAGATATGAGAGAGCTTGATCACGGCCTTACCATGGCCAACTGTTTGATGCTACTTTCCCGTGGCATCAACTACAACGCTAATCAATATGACTCCTTCTCTGTCTCCCCTAACCGGGTTTTCGAGTGCAAGACCTGCAATCGCCAGTTCCCTTCGTTCCAAGCGCTTGGAGGTCACCGTGCCAGTCACAAGAAGCCCAGGTTAACCGGATCATCAGGAGAAGGAAACAGCAATAGTTCTGATCAGAGTCTGTCACAAGGTTCACCACCAAAACCTAAGACGCATGAGTGCAACATATGTGGCCTAGAGTTTCCTATAGGGCAGGCCTTGGGGGGTCACATGAGGAGGCACAGGGCAGCCTTGAGCGGTAGCAATACTACTAGCAATGTTCATGAGCGATATTCAAGTTCGAATAGTCTAAATCCTCAGCCTGCGCAAGTATTTCAAGTTTTGAAGAAGACGAATAGCGGTAGGAGAGCTATGTGTTTGGATCTGAACTTAACGCCATTAGAGAATGACTTGGAGACTCTTCAGCTAGGGAAAGCAGCTCCACTTGTTGGgtttttgtaattatatataCAGAGATGATCAGTGCGTTAATTCATCGG from Malus domestica chromosome 01, GDT2T_hap1 includes:
- the LOC103434363 gene encoding zinc finger protein ZAT12-like yields the protein MNMKRSITDMRELDHGLTMANCLMLLSRGINYNANQYDSFSVSPNRVFECKTCNRQFPSFQALGGHRASHKKPRLTGSSGEGNSNSSDQSLSQGSPPKPKTHECNICGLEFPIGQALGGHMRRHRAALSGSNTTSNVHERYSSSNSLNPQPAQVFQVLKKTNSGRRAMCLDLNLTPLENDLETLQLGKAAPLVGFL